The following are from one region of the Coffea eugenioides isolate CCC68of chromosome 2, Ceug_1.0, whole genome shotgun sequence genome:
- the LOC113760388 gene encoding probable ubiquitin-like-specific protease 2A isoform X2 has product MVKPSKSSSNKSNNNSINKNKLSVYDFDCEDHQVEKDSQKILSKFKTKIPNFNQNKFSYSPVDKYCFLRSFTQGTKTIEENFEIKPVDIDSCFDAMGERICKVDTSVSGRSDYQLLVHSKCAFPGERYCTWKDRKPGNIPLFVDSEDEQGSDEVLRNEPICLDSDDDLGNKCVSSISSSDSAGDEGSCEEQPLNHGSTAVDSEAAVIVKPDCIIWGHMHSTTSQLTFSSRSIKLEGSTLFGTKRSFHFNWSINDLVKISSLWCREVETAILDLYLKCEDEKAAEIDSRFSGIVKLKFAVNDPQWSEKQQTIESLDVIYKASWCTVVDIDPLQNEFPCLEQKSMSFSRDCFPNDFFEDIIYPQGDPDAVLISKKDIDLLQPATFINDTIIDFYVKYLEQKIEPEEKHRFHFFNSFFFRKLADLDKDRSTACEGRAAFQRVRKWTRKVNLFEKDYLFIPVNFSLHWSLIVVCHPGEAAYYKGEVVDKSSKVPCILHMDSIRGIHRGLKNLFQTYLLEEWRERHVELSEEVPTNFLNLPFISLKQENSFDCGLFLLYYVERFLQQAPVNFNPYTEASNFLNKEWFHPAEASSRRDYIKKLIYKVSNDNAHKNSAVANEPQYSSHYMVEGEVSDESLLETCDGKEACRGGYSAPHADEETHETSQAANPMEYLQPLGRPNFIPGDILGEGHTAGSVAKQTHQFHGKSEPHDQTCNNMSPIEEEEAPWEQTASVDTVGGRQAVASVKQIPMHLDYEDVEILDVKSLNSLEMQDEEAVVPRVLHVLDSEARDKKNDTSSMSREELDCCVVEDSVEENGRFDTNDNENPLSCEATTVAFYDLEVESPSNTNIKANPSKPVAASEEERDIESVNILTSSYRRRGRFLSKYSHC; this is encoded by the exons ATGGTGAAGCCGAGCAAGAGCAGCAGCAACAAAAGCAACAACAATTCAATCAACAAGAATAAATTATCGGTCTATGATTTCGACTGCGAAGACCATCAGGTCGAGAAGGATTCCCAAAAAATTCtgtcaaaattcaaaacaaaaatccCTAACTTCAACCAAAACAAATTCTCCTATTCTCCTGTCGATAAATACTGCTTCCTCCGATCCT TTACCCAAGGAACTAAGACTATTGAAGAGAATTTTGAAATTAAGCCGGTGGATATTGACAGTTGTTTTGATGCCATGGGAGAGAGAATTTGTAAGGTGGATACATCTGTATCTGGTCGTTCAGATTATCAACTATTGGTTCATTCCAAGTGTGCTTTTCCTGGTGAAAGATACTGCACTTGGAAAGACAGAAAACCTGGA AATATACCACTTTTTGTAGATTCAGAGGATGAGCAAGGTAGTGATGAGGTTCTGCGTAATGAGCCTATCTGTCTAGATTCAGATGATGATCTCGGAAATAAATGTGTGTCATCAATTTCGTCCTCAGATTCTGCAGGAGATGAAG GTTCATGTGAAGAGCAGCCACTGAATCATGGTTCCACTGCAGTTGACAGT GAAGCAGCTGTCATTGTTAAACCTGATTGCATTATCTGGGGGCATATGCACTCTACTACTTCTCAGTTGACATTTTCTAGTAGATCCATTAAGCTAGAAGGGTCAACTCTTTTTGGAACAAAGAGATCTTTTCATTTTAACTGGTCGATTAATGATCTTGTAAAAATCAGTTCGCTCTGGTGTAGAGAA gTTGAAACTGCTATATTGGACCTCTATCTAAAATGTGAGGATGAAAAGGCAGCTGAAATTGACAGCAGATTTTCAG GCATTGTGAAGTTAAAATTTGCTGTCAATGACCCTCAGTGGTCTGAGAAACAACAAACAATTGAATCTCTGGATGTGATATACAAGGCTTCTTGGTGTACTGTTGTAGA TATTGATCCTCTGCAGAATGAATTTCCTTGTCTTGAGCAGAAGTCGATGTCTTTTTCAAGGGATTGTTTTCCTAA TGACTTCTTTGAAGATATTATCTATCCACAAGGGGATCCAGATGCCGTTTTAATTAGCAAAAAAGATATTGACCTATTGCAGCCAGCTACTTTCATCAATGACACTATTATCGACTTTTATGTCAA ATACCTTGAGCAGAAGATTGAACCAGAAGAGAAGCATAGATTCCATTTTTTCAACAGTTTTTTCTTTAGAAAGCTGGCTGATCTAGACAAAGACCGATCTACAGCTTGTGAAGGAAGAGCAGCTTTTCAACGTGTTCGTAAGTGGACAAGAAAAGTGAATCTATTTGAAAAAGATTACTTATTTATTCCTGTAAACTTCAG TCTACATTGGAGTTTGATTGTTGTCTGTCACCCTGGGGAAGCGGCTTACTATAAAG GTGAAGTGGTGGATAAGTCATCCAAAGTTCCATGTATTTTACACATGGACTCTATCAGAGGAATCCATAGAGGCCTCAAGAATCTTTTCCAAAC tTACTTGTTGGAAGAGTGGAGAGAGAGGCATGTTGAGCTATCTGAAGAAGTTCCAACCAATTTTTTGAACTTACCATTTATCAGTCTGaag CAGGAAAACTCATTTGATTGTGGTCTTTTCCTCCTTTATTATGTGGAACGCTTTCTGCAGCAAGCTCCAGTAAACTTCAATCCTTACACTGAAGCTTCTAACTTT CTCAACAAGGAATGGTTCCATCCTGCAGAAGCTTCTAGCAGACGTGATTACATCAAAAAACTAATCTACAAAGTTTCCAATGACAATGCTCATAAAAATTCTGCAGTTGCCAATGAACCTCAATATTCTTCACATTATATGGTTGAGGGAGAAGTTAGTGATGAATCTCTTCTGGAAACGTGTGATGGGAAAGAAGCATGCAGGGGTGGTTACTCTGCTCCACATGCTGATGAAGAGACTCACGAAACATCACAGGCAGCAAATCCTATGGAATATCTGCAGCCTTTAGGTCGACCAAATTTTATTCCTGGGGATATTTTGGGTGAAGGACATACGGCAGGGTCTGTTGCAAAGCAAACTCATCAATTTCATGGGAAATCAGAACCACATGATCAGACCTGCAACAACATGTCACCGATAGAG GAAGAGGAAGCACCTTGGGAGCAAACAGCATCAGTGGACACGGTAGGTGGCAGGCAAGCAGTTGCCAGTGTCAAGCAAATTCCTATGCATCTTGATTATGAGGATGTGGAGATTTTGGATGTCAAGTCCCTAAATTCATTAGAGATGCAGGATGAAGAAGCTGTTGTCCCGAGGGTGCTACATGTTCTAGATTCTGAAGCTAGGGACAAAAAGAATGATACTTCTTCAATGTCAAGAGAGGAACTTGATTGCTGTGTTGTTGAAGATTCTGTGGAGGAAAATGGGAGGTTTGATACCAATGATAACGAAAATCCTCTTTCCTGTGAAGCCACAACTGTGGCCTTTTACGATCTGGAGGTAGAATCTCCCAGTAATACAAACATCAAAGCTAATCCCAGCAAACCGGTTGCTGCATCAGAAGAAGAGCGGGACATAGAAAGTGTGAATATTCTTACGAGTAGTTATAGAAGACGCGGAAGATTTCTGTCAAAATATTCACATTGTTGA
- the LOC113760388 gene encoding probable ubiquitin-like-specific protease 2A isoform X3: MVKPSKSSSNKSNNNSINKNKLSVYDFDCEDHQVEKDSQKILSKFKTKIPNFNQNKFSYSPVDKYCFLRSFTQGTKTIEENFEIKPVDIDSCFDAMGERICKNIPLFVDSEDEQGSDEVLRNEPICLDSDDDLGNKCVSSISSSDSAGDEGSCEEQPLNHGSTAVDSEAAVIVKPDCIIWGHMHSTTSQLTFSSRSIKLEGSTLFGTKRSFHFNWSINDLVKISSLWCREVETAILDLYLKCEDEKAAEIDSRFSGIVKLKFAVNDPQWSEKQQTIESLDVIYKASWCTVVDIDPLQNEFPCLEQKSMSFSRDCFPNDFFEDIIYPQGDPDAVLISKKDIDLLQPATFINDTIIDFYVKYLEQKIEPEEKHRFHFFNSFFFRKLADLDKDRSTACEGRAAFQRVRKWTRKVNLFEKDYLFIPVNFSLHWSLIVVCHPGEAAYYKGEVVDKSSKVPCILHMDSIRGIHRGLKNLFQTYLLEEWRERHVELSEEVPTNFLNLPFISLKLPQQENSFDCGLFLLYYVERFLQQAPVNFNPYTEASNFLNKEWFHPAEASSRRDYIKKLIYKVSNDNAHKNSAVANEPQYSSHYMVEGEVSDESLLETCDGKEACRGGYSAPHADEETHETSQAANPMEYLQPLGRPNFIPGDILGEGHTAGSVAKQTHQFHGKSEPHDQTCNNMSPIEEEEAPWEQTASVDTVGGRQAVASVKQIPMHLDYEDVEILDVKSLNSLEMQDEEAVVPRVLHVLDSEARDKKNDTSSMSREELDCCVVEDSVEENGRFDTNDNENPLSCEATTVAFYDLEVESPSNTNIKANPSKPVAASEEERDIESVNILTSSYRRRGRFLSKYSHC; the protein is encoded by the exons ATGGTGAAGCCGAGCAAGAGCAGCAGCAACAAAAGCAACAACAATTCAATCAACAAGAATAAATTATCGGTCTATGATTTCGACTGCGAAGACCATCAGGTCGAGAAGGATTCCCAAAAAATTCtgtcaaaattcaaaacaaaaatccCTAACTTCAACCAAAACAAATTCTCCTATTCTCCTGTCGATAAATACTGCTTCCTCCGATCCT TTACCCAAGGAACTAAGACTATTGAAGAGAATTTTGAAATTAAGCCGGTGGATATTGACAGTTGTTTTGATGCCATGGGAGAGAGAATTTGTAAG AATATACCACTTTTTGTAGATTCAGAGGATGAGCAAGGTAGTGATGAGGTTCTGCGTAATGAGCCTATCTGTCTAGATTCAGATGATGATCTCGGAAATAAATGTGTGTCATCAATTTCGTCCTCAGATTCTGCAGGAGATGAAG GTTCATGTGAAGAGCAGCCACTGAATCATGGTTCCACTGCAGTTGACAGT GAAGCAGCTGTCATTGTTAAACCTGATTGCATTATCTGGGGGCATATGCACTCTACTACTTCTCAGTTGACATTTTCTAGTAGATCCATTAAGCTAGAAGGGTCAACTCTTTTTGGAACAAAGAGATCTTTTCATTTTAACTGGTCGATTAATGATCTTGTAAAAATCAGTTCGCTCTGGTGTAGAGAA gTTGAAACTGCTATATTGGACCTCTATCTAAAATGTGAGGATGAAAAGGCAGCTGAAATTGACAGCAGATTTTCAG GCATTGTGAAGTTAAAATTTGCTGTCAATGACCCTCAGTGGTCTGAGAAACAACAAACAATTGAATCTCTGGATGTGATATACAAGGCTTCTTGGTGTACTGTTGTAGA TATTGATCCTCTGCAGAATGAATTTCCTTGTCTTGAGCAGAAGTCGATGTCTTTTTCAAGGGATTGTTTTCCTAA TGACTTCTTTGAAGATATTATCTATCCACAAGGGGATCCAGATGCCGTTTTAATTAGCAAAAAAGATATTGACCTATTGCAGCCAGCTACTTTCATCAATGACACTATTATCGACTTTTATGTCAA ATACCTTGAGCAGAAGATTGAACCAGAAGAGAAGCATAGATTCCATTTTTTCAACAGTTTTTTCTTTAGAAAGCTGGCTGATCTAGACAAAGACCGATCTACAGCTTGTGAAGGAAGAGCAGCTTTTCAACGTGTTCGTAAGTGGACAAGAAAAGTGAATCTATTTGAAAAAGATTACTTATTTATTCCTGTAAACTTCAG TCTACATTGGAGTTTGATTGTTGTCTGTCACCCTGGGGAAGCGGCTTACTATAAAG GTGAAGTGGTGGATAAGTCATCCAAAGTTCCATGTATTTTACACATGGACTCTATCAGAGGAATCCATAGAGGCCTCAAGAATCTTTTCCAAAC tTACTTGTTGGAAGAGTGGAGAGAGAGGCATGTTGAGCTATCTGAAGAAGTTCCAACCAATTTTTTGAACTTACCATTTATCAGTCTGaag CTGCCACAGCAGGAAAACTCATTTGATTGTGGTCTTTTCCTCCTTTATTATGTGGAACGCTTTCTGCAGCAAGCTCCAGTAAACTTCAATCCTTACACTGAAGCTTCTAACTTT CTCAACAAGGAATGGTTCCATCCTGCAGAAGCTTCTAGCAGACGTGATTACATCAAAAAACTAATCTACAAAGTTTCCAATGACAATGCTCATAAAAATTCTGCAGTTGCCAATGAACCTCAATATTCTTCACATTATATGGTTGAGGGAGAAGTTAGTGATGAATCTCTTCTGGAAACGTGTGATGGGAAAGAAGCATGCAGGGGTGGTTACTCTGCTCCACATGCTGATGAAGAGACTCACGAAACATCACAGGCAGCAAATCCTATGGAATATCTGCAGCCTTTAGGTCGACCAAATTTTATTCCTGGGGATATTTTGGGTGAAGGACATACGGCAGGGTCTGTTGCAAAGCAAACTCATCAATTTCATGGGAAATCAGAACCACATGATCAGACCTGCAACAACATGTCACCGATAGAG GAAGAGGAAGCACCTTGGGAGCAAACAGCATCAGTGGACACGGTAGGTGGCAGGCAAGCAGTTGCCAGTGTCAAGCAAATTCCTATGCATCTTGATTATGAGGATGTGGAGATTTTGGATGTCAAGTCCCTAAATTCATTAGAGATGCAGGATGAAGAAGCTGTTGTCCCGAGGGTGCTACATGTTCTAGATTCTGAAGCTAGGGACAAAAAGAATGATACTTCTTCAATGTCAAGAGAGGAACTTGATTGCTGTGTTGTTGAAGATTCTGTGGAGGAAAATGGGAGGTTTGATACCAATGATAACGAAAATCCTCTTTCCTGTGAAGCCACAACTGTGGCCTTTTACGATCTGGAGGTAGAATCTCCCAGTAATACAAACATCAAAGCTAATCCCAGCAAACCGGTTGCTGCATCAGAAGAAGAGCGGGACATAGAAAGTGTGAATATTCTTACGAGTAGTTATAGAAGACGCGGAAGATTTCTGTCAAAATATTCACATTGTTGA
- the LOC113760388 gene encoding probable ubiquitin-like-specific protease 2A isoform X1, whose translation MVKPSKSSSNKSNNNSINKNKLSVYDFDCEDHQVEKDSQKILSKFKTKIPNFNQNKFSYSPVDKYCFLRSFTQGTKTIEENFEIKPVDIDSCFDAMGERICKVDTSVSGRSDYQLLVHSKCAFPGERYCTWKDRKPGNIPLFVDSEDEQGSDEVLRNEPICLDSDDDLGNKCVSSISSSDSAGDEGSCEEQPLNHGSTAVDSEAAVIVKPDCIIWGHMHSTTSQLTFSSRSIKLEGSTLFGTKRSFHFNWSINDLVKISSLWCREVETAILDLYLKCEDEKAAEIDSRFSGIVKLKFAVNDPQWSEKQQTIESLDVIYKASWCTVVDIDPLQNEFPCLEQKSMSFSRDCFPNDFFEDIIYPQGDPDAVLISKKDIDLLQPATFINDTIIDFYVKYLEQKIEPEEKHRFHFFNSFFFRKLADLDKDRSTACEGRAAFQRVRKWTRKVNLFEKDYLFIPVNFSLHWSLIVVCHPGEAAYYKGEVVDKSSKVPCILHMDSIRGIHRGLKNLFQTYLLEEWRERHVELSEEVPTNFLNLPFISLKLPQQENSFDCGLFLLYYVERFLQQAPVNFNPYTEASNFLNKEWFHPAEASSRRDYIKKLIYKVSNDNAHKNSAVANEPQYSSHYMVEGEVSDESLLETCDGKEACRGGYSAPHADEETHETSQAANPMEYLQPLGRPNFIPGDILGEGHTAGSVAKQTHQFHGKSEPHDQTCNNMSPIEEEEAPWEQTASVDTVGGRQAVASVKQIPMHLDYEDVEILDVKSLNSLEMQDEEAVVPRVLHVLDSEARDKKNDTSSMSREELDCCVVEDSVEENGRFDTNDNENPLSCEATTVAFYDLEVESPSNTNIKANPSKPVAASEEERDIESVNILTSSYRRRGRFLSKYSHC comes from the exons ATGGTGAAGCCGAGCAAGAGCAGCAGCAACAAAAGCAACAACAATTCAATCAACAAGAATAAATTATCGGTCTATGATTTCGACTGCGAAGACCATCAGGTCGAGAAGGATTCCCAAAAAATTCtgtcaaaattcaaaacaaaaatccCTAACTTCAACCAAAACAAATTCTCCTATTCTCCTGTCGATAAATACTGCTTCCTCCGATCCT TTACCCAAGGAACTAAGACTATTGAAGAGAATTTTGAAATTAAGCCGGTGGATATTGACAGTTGTTTTGATGCCATGGGAGAGAGAATTTGTAAGGTGGATACATCTGTATCTGGTCGTTCAGATTATCAACTATTGGTTCATTCCAAGTGTGCTTTTCCTGGTGAAAGATACTGCACTTGGAAAGACAGAAAACCTGGA AATATACCACTTTTTGTAGATTCAGAGGATGAGCAAGGTAGTGATGAGGTTCTGCGTAATGAGCCTATCTGTCTAGATTCAGATGATGATCTCGGAAATAAATGTGTGTCATCAATTTCGTCCTCAGATTCTGCAGGAGATGAAG GTTCATGTGAAGAGCAGCCACTGAATCATGGTTCCACTGCAGTTGACAGT GAAGCAGCTGTCATTGTTAAACCTGATTGCATTATCTGGGGGCATATGCACTCTACTACTTCTCAGTTGACATTTTCTAGTAGATCCATTAAGCTAGAAGGGTCAACTCTTTTTGGAACAAAGAGATCTTTTCATTTTAACTGGTCGATTAATGATCTTGTAAAAATCAGTTCGCTCTGGTGTAGAGAA gTTGAAACTGCTATATTGGACCTCTATCTAAAATGTGAGGATGAAAAGGCAGCTGAAATTGACAGCAGATTTTCAG GCATTGTGAAGTTAAAATTTGCTGTCAATGACCCTCAGTGGTCTGAGAAACAACAAACAATTGAATCTCTGGATGTGATATACAAGGCTTCTTGGTGTACTGTTGTAGA TATTGATCCTCTGCAGAATGAATTTCCTTGTCTTGAGCAGAAGTCGATGTCTTTTTCAAGGGATTGTTTTCCTAA TGACTTCTTTGAAGATATTATCTATCCACAAGGGGATCCAGATGCCGTTTTAATTAGCAAAAAAGATATTGACCTATTGCAGCCAGCTACTTTCATCAATGACACTATTATCGACTTTTATGTCAA ATACCTTGAGCAGAAGATTGAACCAGAAGAGAAGCATAGATTCCATTTTTTCAACAGTTTTTTCTTTAGAAAGCTGGCTGATCTAGACAAAGACCGATCTACAGCTTGTGAAGGAAGAGCAGCTTTTCAACGTGTTCGTAAGTGGACAAGAAAAGTGAATCTATTTGAAAAAGATTACTTATTTATTCCTGTAAACTTCAG TCTACATTGGAGTTTGATTGTTGTCTGTCACCCTGGGGAAGCGGCTTACTATAAAG GTGAAGTGGTGGATAAGTCATCCAAAGTTCCATGTATTTTACACATGGACTCTATCAGAGGAATCCATAGAGGCCTCAAGAATCTTTTCCAAAC tTACTTGTTGGAAGAGTGGAGAGAGAGGCATGTTGAGCTATCTGAAGAAGTTCCAACCAATTTTTTGAACTTACCATTTATCAGTCTGaag CTGCCACAGCAGGAAAACTCATTTGATTGTGGTCTTTTCCTCCTTTATTATGTGGAACGCTTTCTGCAGCAAGCTCCAGTAAACTTCAATCCTTACACTGAAGCTTCTAACTTT CTCAACAAGGAATGGTTCCATCCTGCAGAAGCTTCTAGCAGACGTGATTACATCAAAAAACTAATCTACAAAGTTTCCAATGACAATGCTCATAAAAATTCTGCAGTTGCCAATGAACCTCAATATTCTTCACATTATATGGTTGAGGGAGAAGTTAGTGATGAATCTCTTCTGGAAACGTGTGATGGGAAAGAAGCATGCAGGGGTGGTTACTCTGCTCCACATGCTGATGAAGAGACTCACGAAACATCACAGGCAGCAAATCCTATGGAATATCTGCAGCCTTTAGGTCGACCAAATTTTATTCCTGGGGATATTTTGGGTGAAGGACATACGGCAGGGTCTGTTGCAAAGCAAACTCATCAATTTCATGGGAAATCAGAACCACATGATCAGACCTGCAACAACATGTCACCGATAGAG GAAGAGGAAGCACCTTGGGAGCAAACAGCATCAGTGGACACGGTAGGTGGCAGGCAAGCAGTTGCCAGTGTCAAGCAAATTCCTATGCATCTTGATTATGAGGATGTGGAGATTTTGGATGTCAAGTCCCTAAATTCATTAGAGATGCAGGATGAAGAAGCTGTTGTCCCGAGGGTGCTACATGTTCTAGATTCTGAAGCTAGGGACAAAAAGAATGATACTTCTTCAATGTCAAGAGAGGAACTTGATTGCTGTGTTGTTGAAGATTCTGTGGAGGAAAATGGGAGGTTTGATACCAATGATAACGAAAATCCTCTTTCCTGTGAAGCCACAACTGTGGCCTTTTACGATCTGGAGGTAGAATCTCCCAGTAATACAAACATCAAAGCTAATCCCAGCAAACCGGTTGCTGCATCAGAAGAAGAGCGGGACATAGAAAGTGTGAATATTCTTACGAGTAGTTATAGAAGACGCGGAAGATTTCTGTCAAAATATTCACATTGTTGA
- the LOC113763505 gene encoding terpene synthase 10-like: MAIINLPVPTNSSTPLWEVNKHNHLSSCLPSGRATFTTFRAAAMRNATMAAANVREQSGQKQQLINRRSGNYEAPLWEFDYIQSLKNEYAGDIYVSRANELKEQVKMMLDEGDMKLLDCMELVDGLERLGLAYHFEGRINRLLSSAYKAIHEGNHKRNKEDLYAAALEFRIFRQNGFNVPQDIFNDFITEDGEFDESLSEDTMGLLSLYEASFLSLEGEATLDLAREFTTKHLNNYLGKENTDQNLRILVYHALELPLRWRAPRIEARWYIDAYERSPNVNPTLLELAKIDFNIVQAIHQQDLKHVSWWWKNIRIAEKLTFIRDRIVENFFWAIGAVFEPQYGSCRRMLTKVFALITMIDDIYDVYGTLEELELFTDAVDRWDVKAIDQLPDYMRVGYLGFFNSINEMAYDALKEQGVHIVEYLRKVWADLCKAYLQEAKWYYAGYTPTVEEYLENAWVSMSVPVMLMHAYAGVTNPMNKEAMDVLDTHDIVRCSSYIQRFANDLGTSPGEMKRGDVPKLVQCYMKEAGCSEEESREHVWFLLRETWKKMNKDSEWAESPFSKTFVTAAKNFGRVALVMYQYGDGHGLHSNPEAKDRILASLFSPVPPA, encoded by the exons ATGGCGATCATCAACTTGCCGGTTCCCACCAATTCTTCCACCCCTCTTTGGGAAGTGAATAAACATAACCATCTCAGTTCCTGTCTCCCTTCCGGGCGAGCTACGTTCACTACTTTTCGTGCTGCAGCCATGAGAAATGCAACTATGGCAGCGGCTAACGTCCGAGAGCAAAGTGGTCAGAAGCAGCAGCTCATTAATAGACGCTCAGGGAACTACGAAGCTCCACTCTGGGAATTCGATTACATTCAGTCGTTAAAAAATGAATATGCG GGTGATATTTACGTCAGTCGGGCTAATGAGTTGAAGGAGCAAGTGAAGATGATGCTTGACGAGGGAGATATGAAGCTGCTGGATTGCATGGAGCTTGTCGACGGGTTGGAAAGGCTAGGACTGGCTTATCACTTTGAGGGTCGAATCAACAGACTATTAAGCAGCGCGTACAAAGCTATTCATGAAGGCAATcataaaagaaacaaagaggATTTGTATGCGGCTGCTCTTGAATTTAGAATCTTCAGGCAAAATGGTTTTAACGTCCCTCAAG ATATATTCAATGATTTCATAACTGAGGATGGTGAATTTGATGAAAGCCTTTCTGAGGATACAATGGGACTGCTAAGTTTGTATGAAGCATCTTTCCTGTCGTTGGAAGGTGAAGCCACCCTGGATTTGGCAAGGGAATTCACAACTAAGCACCTCAATAATTATCTAGGCAAGGAAAATACTGATCAAAATCTCAGGATTTTAGTGTACCATGCACTAGAGCTTCCCCTGAGGTGGAGAGCGCCGAGGATAGAAGCTAGGTGGTACATCGATGCATACGAGAGAAGTCCCAACGTGAATCCTACTCTACTTGAGCTTGCAAAAATAGACTTCAACATTGTTCAAGCAATACATCAGCAGGACCTAAAACATGTGTCCTG GTGGTGGAAGAACATACGAATCGCGGAAAAGTTGACATTTATCAGGGACAGGATAGTGGAGAATTTCTTTTGGGCAATAGGAGCTGTCTTCGAGCCTCAGTACGGAAGTTGTCGAAGAATGCTCACCAAGGTCTTTGCTTTGATTACAATGATAGATGACATATACGATGTTTATGGAACTTTGGAAGAATTGGAACTTTTTACTGATGCAGTTGACAG GTGGGATGTCAAAGCCATAGATCAACTTCCAGACTACATGAGAGTTGGATATCTTGGATTTTTCAATTCCATCAACGAGATGGCCTATGACGCTCTCAAAGAGCAAGGCGTACATATAGTGGAATACCTAAGAAAAGTG TGGGCAGATCTGTGTAAAGCATACTTACAAGAGGCAAAATGGTACTACGCTGGATACACACCAACAGTGGAGGAATACCTGGAAAATGCATGGGTTTCAATGTCGGTTCCGGTAATGTTAATGCATGCTTATGCAGGGGTTACCAATCCCATGAATAAGGAAGCCATGGATGTCCTAGACACCCACGATATCGTTCGCTGCTCTTCATATATTCAACGATTTGCAAATGATTTAGGAACATCACCA GGGGAGATGAAAAGAGGTGATGTCCCGAAATTGGTGCAATGTTACATGAAGGAAGCAGGTTGTTCAGAAGAAGAGTCGAGGGAACATGTATGGTTTTTGCTGAGGGAGACGTGGAAGAAGATGAACAAGGACAGTGAATGGGCGGAATCGCCTTTTTCCAAGACTTTTGTTACAGCTGCAAAGAACTTTGGAAGAGTGGCCCTGGTGATGTACCAATACGGAGATGGGCATGGCCTTCATTCCAATCCTGAGGCTAAGGATCGCATCTTGGCATCACTCTTCTCCCCAGTCCCGCCTGCGTAG